CCGCCGAACTGCTCCGAGGCATCAACTTCCTCGTTGCCGTCATCGGGCTCTTCGGTATCAGCGAGATCCTGCTGACGATGGAGGAGCGGCTGGCGCTGCGGGGGCACGCCGCGAGCATCTCGCTACGCGTCGTCCTGTCGGTATGGAAGGATCTGCCGAAATACTGGGTGACGCTGCTGCGCTCCTCCTTCATCGGCTGCTGGCTCGGCATCACGCCGGGTGGCGCCATCGCAGCTTCCTTCATGGGCTACAATCTCGCAAAACGCTTCGCCAGGGATCCCCAAAGCTTTGGCAAAGGGCGCATCGAGGGCGTGTTCGCGCCGGAAACGGCCGCGCACGCCTCTGGCACCTCGGCGCTGCTGCCGATGCTCGCGCTTGGCATTCCCGGTTCGGGTACGGCGGCGATCCTGCTTGGCGGGTTGATGGTGTGGGGGCTCAATCCGGGGCCGCTGTTGTTCGTCGAGCACAAGGACTTCGTCTGGGGCCTGATCGCCTCGATGTATCTCGGCAATATCGTCGGCCTTATGCTGGTGCTGACCACTGTGCCGGTCTTCGCCTCGATTCTGCGCGTGCCGTTCGCCGCGGTCGCGCCGATGATCGTGGTGTCCTGCGCGATCGGCGCTTATGCCATCCAGAACGCGATGTTCGACATCTGGCTCATGCTGGGTTTCGGCGTCGTCGGCTACGTCTTCAAGAAGATCGGCATTCCGCTGGCGCCCTTCACGCTGGCGCTCGTGCTCGGCAATCGCGCCGAGGACGCCTTCCGCCTGTCGATGATCGGCGCCAGTGGCGACCTCAGGGTGTTCTGGTCGAATGGGCTGGTCGGCTCGATCACGACGCTGGCAATCCTGCTGCTGTTCTGGCCGCTGATCGACAAGCTATTCAGCGGCGTCGGACGATTGCGGCGGCCGGCTGAGACATGATTTAAAATGGCTCGGGCGGGTTCTCGGTTGCCGCTCGAATGCGATTACAAATCAAAGCCCTGGTGCTGTTTATTCAGTGTTAACTATAAGTTGCGACGCTGGTTGAGGTCATACGACTTTGGCCTCCTTCAGCGCTGTGATCTCGGCCACATCAAAGCCGAACTCTTCGAGCACCTCGTCAGTCTGCTCGCCGAATTCAGGCGGCCTTGCCACCATCGTGCTCGGCGTGCGCGACAGCGTGACGGGCTGGCCGACCAGGCGGATGTGGCGGTTCTCCGCGTTCGGCACGTCCTGCGCGATGCCGAGATGCCTGACCTGCGCATCGTCGAACATCTGGTCGATCGCATAGATCGGCCCGCAGGGCACGCCGGCCTCGTTGAGCTCCCTGACCCAGGTCTCGGTCGATTTCGCCACCGTGCGCTGCTCGATCTCGGCGTTGAGCGCATCGCGGTTCTTCGAGCGCGCGGGCGCGGTCGCGTAGTCCGGATTGGCGAGGAGCTCGGGCGCGCCGACTGCCTGAGCGCAGCGCTCCCAGATCCGCCCGCCGGTGGTGGCGATGTTGATGTAGCCGTCGGAGGTTTTGAACACGCCGGTCGGAATGCTGGTCGGATGATTGTTGCCGGCCTGCTTGGCGACTTCCTTCTCCATCAGCCAGCGCGCGGCCTGGAAGTCGAGCATGAAGATCTGCGCCTGCAACAGCGAGGTCTGCACCCACTGGCCCTCGCCGGAGACGTCGCGCTCGAGCAGCGCGGTGAGAATGCCGATCGCACAGAACAGCCCGGCGGTGAGATCGGCGACGGGAATACCCACCCGCATCGGACCGCCGCCCGGCGCCCCCGTGATCGACATCAGCCCGCCCATGCCCTGCGCGATCTGATCGAAGCCCGGCCGCTTGTGGTAGGGGCCGTCCTGGCCGAAGCCGGAGATGCTGCCATAAACCAGGCGCGGGTTGATCGCGCGCAGGCTCTCATAGTCGATGCCGAGCTTCTTCTTCACGTCGGGGCGGAAATTCTCGACCACGACGTCGGCCTTGGCGGCGAGGCGCTTGAACACCTCGAGACCCCTCGGGTCCTTCAGATTGAGCGTCATCGCCCGCTTGTTGCGGTGCAAGTTCTGGAAGTCCGCCCCGTGCCGCGGTCCACCCGGTTGCTCGCCACCGGCATCCTCCATGAGGGCGTCGATCTTGATGACGTTGGCGCCCCAGTCCGCGAGCTGTCGCACGCAAGTGGGACCGGACCGGACGCGGGTCAGATCGAGCACGGTGAAGCGCGACAGGGCCTGTGAGGCATGCGGGAAGGGCATATGGAAGGGCTCCAAGAGGATGATCTCGGTGCACAATAAAGCTGAAGGAACATCCAGCAAGGCTGCTCGATGCAGACCACGGTTTCTCGAACCCATCGAAAAAGCTCGCCAGCCGAGCAGGCTCCGGCGCCGCCGCCTCCGAAGGCGACCGAGGCCCCGCTGCCGCTCGTCAAAGTGATCCGCGCTGCGCCAGGGTGAATCGCGGGCAGGCTGGTCGTTGAGTTCCGTCCAGCGGCTGCCGTCCCTCCGGGAACAAGGGGGAAACCTGGACCGCCCCGGCTATGCGCGACACCTCTTTCGTGCCATTCGTGCCCGCTCGACGCCGAAGGGCGGCGAGGCGGATGGTCTTTGAGCTCTCTTCTTAGCCGTGAGTGTCACGTGGACCATTCCAGCCGGAGCCGAATGCAGGGGATCAGAGATATAGTGAACGCCGCGTGAATTCCTGCGGCCCTCGGCTTGATGAAGATCATGCTCCGGTCGATCCGGGCGATCAGGATTGACCAGCGATGATCGTTGTGACGACATTTGCGGGGAAGGATCGGACGTCGGTAGAGCCGCCGAGAAACGGCAAATTAACCCAGATGGGTCGATCGTTTGGGCCTGAAAGCATGGTACTGCCGGTGCAAGCGCCCCGATTCGTTTCACCCTTCGCTTTTGCGTCGGAGTGGAGCAATGCTGGAACTGAAGGTGTAAGCGTTCGAAGTCGAGACAGGCGATGAGATCAAACTCTACCCCGGACCAAGATCTGCTCTCCGATGATCCCTTTTACACTGTCGTCGGTAACAGCATCCAAGGGAGCTATATCCCCGCGACCTCGGGAGGTTCCTCCGGCGGCACTGCCACACCCGGCTCGGTCATTTCGGTCACCTCGGGCGGCATCACGATCAACCTGATCCTCGATGCGGCCGCGCAGGCCGCGCCGGCGAGCTTCAAGAACGGTCTGCAACAGGCGGTCGCGATACTCGCCGCGAACATCACCGACAAGATCACCGTCAATATCAAGATCGACTACAGCGGGACCGGGGGCGGCGCTGCCGCCGGCCCGGATTCCGGGTACTATGAGAATTACTCCTGGGTCCACTCGGAGTTGATCAATAATGCGAGCGCCGGCGATACCACGTTCAACAGCCTGCCGGCCGGCTCGACGATCCAGGGACAGTCGAGCGTCGCGGTCTGGAATGCGCAGCTGAAGCTGTGGGGTGTGCTCGGGGCCAGCGATACCACGACCGATGATGCCAGCGCGTATTTTTCCACTGACATCGACCCCAACCTGCTGGTCGGCGTGGCGCTGCATGAACTGACCCACGCGATGGGCCGCGTGCCCTATGGCTCGGCGCCCGACGTGTTTGATTTCTTCCGTTTCACAAGCCAAAACGTCCGCCTTTTCCAGGGCGGCGCCACCGCGCCGGCGGCGTATTTCTCGCTCGACAATGGCGCAACCAAGATCGCGGATTACGGCCAGAACTCCGACCCGAGCGACTTCCTGAACAGCGGCGTGCAGGGGCCGAACGATCCCTTCAACGAGTACTACACCGGCAGCACCACTCAAGGGCTGACATCCGTCGATCTGAAGCAGCTGGATGCTCTCGGATTTCACCTCGCCATCAGCAATCCGATCGTGATCGAGTCGTTTGGCTCGACCAGTGTGGTGCAGATCGGAAACTACTATTACCTCGATCCCGTTGCCGGGGGGACCGGGCCAGAATTGAAGTATGGCGGCTCGCCCGTCACTGTCTCCGGCCTGGGTGGCTGGACAGTTATCGGCGCGGAGCAGACCGGCAGCGGCTATGACGTGGCGCTGCATTCGTCCACTGGCAATCAGTATACGGTCTGGTATGCCGACAGCACTGGCAACGGCTACTCCAACGCGACCGGGGGGGCCGTCTCGGGATCGAGTTATGCGTTGGAGTCTTTCGAGGCTAGCTTCCACCAGGACCTGAATGGCGATGGCACGATCGGCGTCATCACAACTGTGATCGAGTCTGTTGGTTCTACGAAACTGGTGCAGGCGGGCAGCAACTACCTCCTCAATCCTGTTTCGGGCGGCACTGGCCCTGAACTGAAATACGGCGGCAGCCCCGTCTCGGCAACGGGCCTAGGTGGTTGGGCAATTATTGGCGCGGAGCAGACCGGCAGTGGCTATGAAGTGGCACTGCATTCGCCGACTGGCGACCAATACACGGTCTGGAATACCGACAGCAGCGGCAATGTGGTCGGCAATGCGACCGGTGGAGTCGTGTCGGGCGCAAGCTACGCGCTGGAGTCGCTCGAGACGAGTTTCCACCAGGATCTCAATGGCGATGGCCAAATCGGTGTCGTCAGCACGGTGCTCGAGTCGCTTGGCTCGACGAGTGTGGTGCAGATTGGCAACAACTATTACCTCGATCCCGTTGCCGGGGGGACCGGACCAGAATTGAAGTATGGCGGCTCGCCCGTCACTGTCTCAGGCCTGGGTGGCTGGACAGTTATCGGCGCCGAGCAGACCGGCAGCGGCTATGAGGTGGCGCTGCATTCGCCGACTGGCGGCCAATACACGGTCTGGAATACCGACAGCAGCGGCAATGTGGTTGGCAATGCGACGGGTGGGGTGGTGTCGGGCGCGAGTTACGCGCTGGAGTCGCTCGAACCGAGTTTTCATCAGGATCTCAACGGCGATGGCCAAACCGGTGCCCGAAGCACGGTGATCGAGTCGTTTGGCTCGACGAGCCTGACGGAGCTTGGCGACAACTTCTTCCTCAATCCCGTTTCGGGTGGCACCGGGCCGGAATTGAAGTACGGCGGAAGTCCGGTTTCGGCGGCGGCGCTGGGTGGCTGGTCGGTTATCGGCGCGGAACAGACCGGCAGCGGCTATGAGGTGGCACTGCATTCGTCGACTGGCGACCAATACACGGTCTGGAGTACCGACAGCAGCGGCAATGTGGTCGGCAATGCGACCGGTGGGGTCGTGTCGGGTACGAGCTACGCGCTCGAGTCGCTCGAACCCGGTTTCCACCAGGATCTCAATGGCGATGGCCAAACCGGTGCGTCAAGCACGGTCATCGAGTCGTTCGGCTCGACGAGCCTCGTGAAGCTTGGCGACAACTTCTTCTTCAATCCTGTTTCGGGTGGCACCGGACCGGAATTGAAATACGGCGGAAGTCCCGTCTCGGCAGCGGCCCTGGGTGGCTGGGCGGTTATCGGCGCTGAGCAGACGGGCCGTGGCTATGAGGCGGCACTGCACTCGTTGACGGCCGATCAGTACACGGTTTGGAATACCGACAGCAGCGGCAATGTGGTTGGTAATGCGACCGGTGGGGTCGTGTCGGGCGCAAGCTACGCGCTGGAGTCGCTCGAGCCGAGCTTCCATCAGGATCTCAACGGCGATGGAGCAACCGGCGTTGCTACGGCACCGGCATCTCAAACATCTCCGGCGACGCAGATCAATGTTCTCTTAGCTCATCTATTGGCTGACCATTTCCTGATCCGATAGTTCGGCCAACACGGCGGCTGCGTCCTCTGCGCCATCCGGCCCGCCTGGTGGAGCTGGCGGCCTCCGGTTGTTGGAAGTCGACGCAATGGCCACCGAAGCGTTGCTGGCGAGGAGCAGGAATCCGGCCGCGCAAAGGGGCCTCATAATTTCCCGTTTTGATTTGATCGGGGTTGAAGGCACAGGACATCGGAACTAGTTTGCCGGCTTGGTGCTTCCGCGGCGCCCGCGGCGGATGGTCTTTGAGCTTGTCGTCCCAGGATCAACGGCTCTTTGGCCAGGAAGGTTCTGGGTTTGACCGACGCGCAAGGTGATGTGGCAGGCAACACAGGAGAGGCTGCAGGGGCAGGCCGCGGCCGCCTGCGTCGCCTTGTCCACGGCTGGTCTGCAAATCTCGTTCAGATGGTGTTGGGCCTGACCCAGCAATTGCTGCTCATTCCGGCGTTCCTGCATTTCTGGAGCAGTGACGTGCTCGCGGCCTGGCTTGCCATTTACGCGGCCGGGAGCCTTGTCGTCATGGCCGATGTCGGATTGCAGCTGCGTGCCATCAACCGGTTTCTCGCCTTCAAGTCCTGTGTCGACTGCGACGGACGGACGGCGAGCTTCTATGCGCGCATGCTGCGGGTCTATGTCCTCGCGGTCGCGGCGCTCGGCGTTCTCCTGCTCCTCGGCGCCTATGTCGCGCCGCCCTCGGCGGTTCTCGGCTTCCATGCGACCGAGAGCTTCGATGCTGCGCTGCTCGTGACGACTCTCGGCATGCTCCTGACTCTGCCTGCCAATCTGGTCTCCGGCCTCTATCGCGTGCGCGGCCGATACAGTCGCACCGTCTGGCTGCAAAACGCAGCTCTGCTCCTGGCCCAGATCGCCCAGCTCGTCGCGATCGCTCTGTTCGGCAGCCTGCTCGCGGTCGCGATCGCCTTCGTCGCGATGCAGATCCTGTTTGCGGTCTTTTTGGTCGCCCGCGATGCGCCGCGTCTGTTTCCGTTTCTGCGCCGGGACCGGATCCGTCGCGCCTGGTCCGGATCCTTGCGCTGGTGCGCCGGGCAATTCGGCCGCGCCTTTCCTTTTGCGGTTGCCAACGTCACGGAGCTAGCGCTCGTCAATTTGCCGGTGCTGCTAGTGAGTGCCCTCGTCACAGATCGGGTGGCGGTCGCGCAATGGGGCCTGACACGCGTGATCGCGAGCCTTGTACGCGGTCTCTGCATCCAAGTCGCCCTCCCGCTCGGTGCCGAGCTCGGCCATGATTACGCGATCGGTGACAGGGAGCGGCTGCGCCGGCTCTATGCCCATGGCTCGGCATTCGTCACCGTTATGGCGTGTCTGGTCGTTGCGGGCCTGCTGCCGTTCTGGCCCGACTTCTTCGCACTCTGGACGCGTGGCAGCATTCCCTATGACGCACCGCTCACGATCACCCTGTTGCTCGGCTCGGCTGCGGTTGCACCGTCGCTGTTTGCGCTCGTGTTTGCCAATCACAGCAACCGTGGCGATCTCCTGGTGCGGACCAAGGGGCTGCAACTGGTCGTCTTCCTGGTGCTGTCGTTTGTGTTGATCCCCGGCTTTGGACCACTCGGTGCTGCTCTAGCCGTGATCGCGAGCGACCTCCTTGTTCAGTTCGGCCTGCTTGCGCTTCCGATCATGGCCCAGACCCTGCGCCATCCGCTGCGGCACACCGCCTTTCTCGTCATGGTCGCCATGGCGATCGTTCTGTCGGGATGGGGCATCGGCGCCATCGTCACATCGCGTCTTGCGGGCGGCGGCCTTGCGCATTTTCTCGGCGAATGCGCGCTGTGGCTGGTCGTGGTCGGCATTCTGGCAAGCCCGCTGCTGAGCAAGCACGTGCGCGATCGCGCGAGGGTGCTAGTTCCGGCCTAAAGCATGGTCCGGAAAAGTGCGAAGCGGCTTTCCCTCGCGACCA
This genomic interval from Bradyrhizobium sp. CB82 contains the following:
- a CDS encoding NF038122 family metalloprotease, translated to MRSNSTPDQDLLSDDPFYTVVGNSIQGSYIPATSGGSSGGTATPGSVISVTSGGITINLILDAAAQAAPASFKNGLQQAVAILAANITDKITVNIKIDYSGTGGGAAAGPDSGYYENYSWVHSELINNASAGDTTFNSLPAGSTIQGQSSVAVWNAQLKLWGVLGASDTTTDDASAYFSTDIDPNLLVGVALHELTHAMGRVPYGSAPDVFDFFRFTSQNVRLFQGGATAPAAYFSLDNGATKIADYGQNSDPSDFLNSGVQGPNDPFNEYYTGSTTQGLTSVDLKQLDALGFHLAISNPIVIESFGSTSVVQIGNYYYLDPVAGGTGPELKYGGSPVTVSGLGGWTVIGAEQTGSGYDVALHSSTGNQYTVWYADSTGNGYSNATGGAVSGSSYALESFEASFHQDLNGDGTIGVITTVIESVGSTKLVQAGSNYLLNPVSGGTGPELKYGGSPVSATGLGGWAIIGAEQTGSGYEVALHSPTGDQYTVWNTDSSGNVVGNATGGVVSGASYALESLETSFHQDLNGDGQIGVVSTVLESLGSTSVVQIGNNYYLDPVAGGTGPELKYGGSPVTVSGLGGWTVIGAEQTGSGYEVALHSPTGGQYTVWNTDSSGNVVGNATGGVVSGASYALESLEPSFHQDLNGDGQTGARSTVIESFGSTSLTELGDNFFLNPVSGGTGPELKYGGSPVSAAALGGWSVIGAEQTGSGYEVALHSSTGDQYTVWSTDSSGNVVGNATGGVVSGTSYALESLEPGFHQDLNGDGQTGASSTVIESFGSTSLVKLGDNFFFNPVSGGTGPELKYGGSPVSAAALGGWAVIGAEQTGRGYEAALHSLTADQYTVWNTDSSGNVVGNATGGVVSGASYALESLEPSFHQDLNGDGATGVATAPASQTSPATQINVLLAHLLADHFLIR
- a CDS encoding tripartite tricarboxylate transporter permease, whose protein sequence is MEAFGLLVHGFAVLLTWKTLVLMMVGLVLGIFVGVLPGLGGPNGVAILLPLTFTMDPTSAIVMLSCIYWGALFGGAITSILFNIPGEAWSVATTFDGYPMAQQGRAAEALTAAFTSSFIGSLVAVLLITFLAPLISSFALKFGPPEFFAVYLLTFCSFVGLGREAKHKTVISMSLGLLLAGIGMDTVSGQLRMTFGSAELLRGINFLVAVIGLFGISEILLTMEERLALRGHAASISLRVVLSVWKDLPKYWVTLLRSSFIGCWLGITPGGAIAASFMGYNLAKRFARDPQSFGKGRIEGVFAPETAAHASGTSALLPMLALGIPGSGTAAILLGGLMVWGLNPGPLLFVEHKDFVWGLIASMYLGNIVGLMLVLTTVPVFASILRVPFAAVAPMIVVSCAIGAYAIQNAMFDIWLMLGFGVVGYVFKKIGIPLAPFTLALVLGNRAEDAFRLSMIGASGDLRVFWSNGLVGSITTLAILLLFWPLIDKLFSGVGRLRRPAET
- a CDS encoding CoA transferase — its product is MPFPHASQALSRFTVLDLTRVRSGPTCVRQLADWGANVIKIDALMEDAGGEQPGGPRHGADFQNLHRNKRAMTLNLKDPRGLEVFKRLAAKADVVVENFRPDVKKKLGIDYESLRAINPRLVYGSISGFGQDGPYHKRPGFDQIAQGMGGLMSITGAPGGGPMRVGIPVADLTAGLFCAIGILTALLERDVSGEGQWVQTSLLQAQIFMLDFQAARWLMEKEVAKQAGNNHPTSIPTGVFKTSDGYINIATTGGRIWERCAQAVGAPELLANPDYATAPARSKNRDALNAEIEQRTVAKSTETWVRELNEAGVPCGPIYAIDQMFDDAQVRHLGIAQDVPNAENRHIRLVGQPVTLSRTPSTMVARPPEFGEQTDEVLEEFGFDVAEITALKEAKVV